From Micromonospora rifamycinica, a single genomic window includes:
- a CDS encoding alpha/beta hydrolase, with amino-acid sequence MEQDVLGPPYERQTIDLGTDDEGPVVATLVRRRADRPTGRAVLYVHGFVDYFFQTHLADFYAARGWDFYALDLRKYGRSLLPHQTPNFCRDLSDYFPELDAAAEIIRAGDGHDTLLVMGHSTGGLIISLWAHARRDAGLVDGLVLNSPFFDINAPWLVRRPLAAAVARLGRRAPHRALPFGLGTVYGESLHADHRGEWTYDLTWKPLAGFPVRAGWLAAIRTAQRQLRAGLDIRVPVLLACSTRSFRGTRWHDSAALADAVLDVEHMVRWAPRLGRHVTVARFDGGKHDLVLSGPTVREQVFTEVGRWAEAFLGAGPTRPADTAPADAEAPVPGTRAPSADETPAASALPTA; translated from the coding sequence GTGGAACAGGACGTGCTGGGGCCGCCGTACGAGCGGCAGACGATCGACCTGGGCACCGACGACGAGGGGCCGGTGGTCGCGACGCTGGTCCGGCGGCGGGCGGACCGCCCGACGGGCCGGGCGGTGCTCTACGTGCACGGCTTCGTCGACTACTTCTTCCAGACCCACCTGGCCGACTTCTACGCCGCCCGGGGCTGGGACTTCTACGCCCTCGACCTGCGCAAGTACGGCCGCAGCCTGCTGCCCCACCAGACCCCGAACTTCTGCCGCGACCTGAGCGACTACTTCCCCGAGCTGGACGCCGCCGCAGAGATCATCCGTGCCGGGGACGGGCACGACACCCTGCTCGTCATGGGCCACTCCACCGGCGGCCTGATCATCTCGCTCTGGGCACACGCCCGCCGCGACGCCGGCCTGGTCGACGGGCTCGTCCTGAACAGCCCCTTCTTCGACATCAACGCCCCCTGGCTGGTCCGTCGACCCCTCGCGGCGGCCGTCGCCCGGCTGGGCCGTCGCGCGCCGCACCGCGCCCTGCCCTTCGGCCTCGGCACCGTGTACGGCGAGAGCCTGCACGCCGACCATCGCGGCGAGTGGACGTACGACCTGACCTGGAAGCCGCTCGCCGGGTTCCCGGTGCGGGCCGGTTGGCTGGCCGCGATCCGCACCGCCCAACGGCAGCTCCGCGCCGGGCTGGACATCCGCGTCCCGGTGCTGCTGGCCTGCTCGACCCGGAGCTTCCGGGGCACCCGCTGGCACGACTCGGCGGCCCTGGCCGACGCGGTGCTGGACGTGGAGCACATGGTCCGCTGGGCACCCCGGCTCGGCCGGCACGTCACCGTGGCCCGCTTCGACGGCGGCAAGCACGACCTGGTCCTCTCCGGCCCGACCGTACGCGAGCAGGTCTTCACCGAGGTCGGGCGCTGGGCCGAGGCCTTCCTGGGCGCCGGCCCGACCCGCCCCGCCGACACCGCACCGGCGGACGCGGAAGCCCCGGTGCCCGGCACCCGCGCCCCCAGCGCCGACGAGACCCCGGCCGCCAGCGCCCTCCCGACCGCCTGA
- a CDS encoding HPF/RaiA family ribosome-associated protein produces MSAVANPATVAECLRMGAGFSQGDRNWIVEQFGTLDARLAAFHADATELEVSVKDREARGQKVTLECWIAGRQKIVTTSSEEDLRAALNDARDDLRRKLNDSKTRQEPRHNKHIREMAAPPVPAPLPDLDSDNDADRVDAETA; encoded by the coding sequence ATGAGCGCGGTGGCCAACCCGGCGACCGTGGCCGAGTGTCTGCGGATGGGCGCGGGCTTCTCCCAGGGCGACCGGAACTGGATCGTCGAGCAGTTCGGCACCCTGGACGCCCGGCTGGCCGCCTTCCACGCCGACGCCACCGAGCTGGAGGTGTCGGTCAAGGACCGGGAGGCCCGCGGGCAGAAGGTCACCCTGGAGTGCTGGATCGCCGGCCGGCAGAAGATCGTCACCACGTCGAGCGAGGAGGACCTGCGGGCCGCCCTCAACGACGCCCGGGACGACCTGCGCCGCAAGCTCAACGACTCCAAGACCCGGCAGGAGCCCCGGCACAACAAGCACATCCGGGAGATGGCCGCCCCGCCCGTGCCCGCTCCGCTGCCGGACCTCGACTCCGACAACGACGCCGACCGGGTGGACGCCGAGACCGCCTGA
- a CDS encoding single-stranded DNA-binding protein: MFDTYVTIVGNVLTAPEWRRTAQSNTLVANFKVASTARRLNRDSGRWVDGNSLRVRVNCWRRLAEGVAASIMVGDPVVVAGRLYTRDWTDDAGNHRVLYELEAVAVGHDLSRGRSRFLRNRPSMATSSVEDDETAHRVQGEPTEPVPPGQAPAGPDDRPLDDDFGLSGFGFPRAGHDLPGTGYAPTVDPLDDEPDDDLTPLPDDESRPDDEGRPGDEGEPGDDRPSGGPAAPTPAEVAGGPAGRGRRGRGRVPVPA; the protein is encoded by the coding sequence ATGTTTGACACCTACGTAACGATCGTCGGCAATGTGCTGACCGCGCCGGAATGGCGTCGTACCGCCCAGAGCAACACCCTGGTCGCCAACTTCAAGGTGGCCTCGACCGCCCGCCGCCTGAACCGGGACAGCGGTCGTTGGGTGGACGGCAACAGCCTCCGCGTCCGGGTCAACTGCTGGCGCAGGCTGGCCGAGGGGGTGGCCGCCTCGATCATGGTCGGCGACCCGGTGGTGGTCGCCGGGCGGCTCTACACCCGCGACTGGACCGACGACGCCGGCAACCACCGGGTCCTCTACGAGTTGGAGGCGGTCGCGGTCGGGCACGACCTCTCCCGGGGCCGGTCCCGCTTCCTGCGCAACCGGCCGAGCATGGCCACCAGCTCCGTGGAGGACGACGAGACGGCCCACCGGGTGCAGGGCGAACCGACCGAGCCGGTGCCGCCGGGGCAGGCCCCCGCCGGGCCGGACGACCGCCCCCTGGACGACGACTTCGGGTTGTCCGGCTTCGGTTTCCCGCGCGCCGGCCACGATCTGCCCGGCACCGGGTACGCCCCGACGGTCGACCCGCTCGACGACGAGCCCGACGACGACCTGACCCCGCTACCCGACGACGAGAGCCGGCCGGATGACGAGGGTCGGCCGGGCGACGAGGGGGAGCCCGGCGACGACCGCCCGTCGGGCGGCCCGGCCGCCCCGACGCCGGCCGAGGTGGCCGGCGGCCCGGCGGGTCGGGGCCGGCGGGGCCGGGGCCGGGTGCCGGTCCCGGCCTGA
- a CDS encoding cobalamin biosynthesis protein has protein sequence MGRRTAAANAVGLVAGYALDSLLGDPRRGHPVAGFGRAAGILERRVYRADRRAGAVFTAVAVGAPVLLGVAVDRATRRHPVARVLVVAVGTWTVLGGRTLRHEATVMGNALRAGDLPAARHRLGHLCGRDPSRLDEGELARATVESVAENTSDAVVAPLVWGALAGLPGLLGYRAANTLDAMVGHRSPRYARFGTPAARLDDLLNLLPARLTGLLTVAAAPSVHGDRERAWQVWRRDRHDHPSPNAGQCEAAMAGALGVRLGGRNVYFGRSEVRPFLGDGPRPEARHLKRAARLSGRVGLAALALAALWPLTGGRLVAATGRSLLRQPVRRLTARLGTPGRGSGR, from the coding sequence GTGGGGCGGCGCACAGCGGCGGCGAACGCGGTCGGACTGGTGGCCGGGTATGCGCTGGACAGCCTGCTCGGCGATCCCCGGCGCGGGCATCCGGTGGCCGGCTTCGGGCGGGCCGCCGGCATCCTGGAACGTCGGGTCTACCGGGCCGATCGCCGCGCGGGAGCGGTCTTCACCGCCGTCGCGGTGGGTGCGCCGGTGCTGCTCGGCGTGGCCGTCGACCGGGCCACCCGGCGGCACCCGGTGGCCCGGGTCCTGGTCGTGGCCGTCGGCACCTGGACGGTGCTCGGCGGTCGGACGCTGCGCCACGAGGCGACGGTGATGGGTAACGCCCTGCGCGCCGGTGACCTGCCGGCGGCCCGCCACCGGCTCGGGCATCTCTGCGGTCGGGATCCGTCCCGCCTCGACGAGGGCGAGTTGGCCCGCGCCACCGTCGAGTCGGTCGCCGAGAACACCTCCGACGCCGTGGTCGCCCCCCTGGTCTGGGGTGCCCTCGCCGGCCTGCCCGGCCTGCTCGGCTACCGGGCGGCGAACACCCTGGACGCGATGGTCGGGCACCGCTCACCCCGCTACGCCCGGTTCGGCACCCCCGCTGCCCGCCTCGACGACCTGCTCAACCTGCTGCCGGCCCGACTGACCGGGCTGCTCACCGTCGCCGCCGCGCCCAGCGTCCACGGCGACCGGGAGCGGGCCTGGCAGGTCTGGCGACGGGACCGCCACGACCACCCCAGCCCCAACGCCGGCCAGTGCGAGGCGGCCATGGCCGGGGCGCTCGGTGTCCGGCTCGGCGGCCGGAACGTCTACTTCGGACGCTCCGAGGTGCGGCCGTTCCTCGGCGACGGCCCGCGCCCCGAGGCCCGGCACCTGAAACGGGCCGCCCGGCTCTCCGGCCGGGTCGGCCTGGCCGCGCTCGCCCTGGCCGCCCTCTGGCCGCTGACCGGTGGCCGGCTGGTCGCCGCCACCGGCCGTAGCCTGCTGCGGCAACCGGTCCGCCGGCTCACCGCCCGCCTCGGCACCCCCGGCCGGGGGAGCGGCCGATGA
- a CDS encoding cobyric acid synthase yields the protein MSGGLLVAGTTSDAGKSVLTAGICRWLHRQGVAVAPFKAQNMSNNSAVVVGPDGRGGEIGRAQAMQAAACGIAPDLRFNPVLLKPGSDLASQVVLLGEAVDTVTAGNFRTLRPKLAETAYAALAELRAAYDVVICEGAGSPAEINLRAGDYVNMGLARHAELPTIVVGDIDRGGVFASMFGTVALLDPADQALVAGFVINKFRGDLGLLRPGLDMLHRVTGRPTYGVLPWHLDLWLDAEDSLAYGRVLGRPAAPYGTAWLDVAVVRLPRISNATDVEALATEPGVRVRLTVEPAELAAADLVVLPGSKSTVADLAWLRETGLAEAVTAHAAAGRPLLGICGGFQMLATAIHDPVESRRGSVPGLGLLPIEITFDPAKTVRPAVGTAAPDVPVRGYEIHHGYVSTADPALPPLLHHADGRPEGARLGAVYGTHWHGAFESDEFRRRFLTGVARSAGRHGFTVAPDTTFAAARERSLDLLGDLVEEHLDTTVLWRLIEAGPPADLPFVPPGAPPTA from the coding sequence ATGAGCGGCGGGCTGCTCGTCGCGGGCACCACGTCCGACGCGGGCAAGAGCGTGCTCACCGCCGGCATCTGCCGCTGGCTGCACCGGCAGGGCGTCGCCGTCGCGCCGTTCAAGGCGCAGAACATGTCCAACAACTCCGCCGTGGTGGTCGGCCCGGACGGGCGGGGCGGCGAGATCGGTCGGGCCCAGGCGATGCAGGCTGCCGCCTGCGGGATCGCCCCCGACCTGCGGTTCAACCCGGTGCTGCTCAAGCCGGGTAGCGACCTGGCCAGTCAGGTGGTGCTGCTCGGCGAGGCCGTCGACACGGTCACCGCCGGCAACTTCCGCACCCTGCGCCCGAAGCTCGCCGAGACGGCGTACGCGGCCCTGGCCGAGCTGCGGGCGGCGTACGACGTGGTGATCTGTGAGGGGGCCGGCAGCCCCGCCGAGATCAACCTACGGGCCGGTGACTACGTCAACATGGGGCTGGCCCGGCACGCCGAACTCCCCACCATCGTGGTCGGCGACATCGACCGGGGTGGCGTGTTCGCCTCGATGTTCGGCACGGTCGCCCTGCTCGACCCGGCCGACCAGGCCCTGGTCGCCGGCTTCGTGATCAACAAGTTCCGGGGTGACCTGGGCCTGCTCCGCCCCGGGCTGGACATGCTGCACCGGGTGACCGGCCGCCCCACCTACGGGGTGCTGCCCTGGCACCTCGACCTCTGGCTCGACGCCGAGGACTCGCTCGCCTACGGGCGGGTGCTCGGCCGACCCGCCGCCCCGTACGGCACCGCATGGCTCGACGTCGCCGTGGTCCGGCTGCCCCGGATCAGCAACGCCACCGACGTGGAGGCCCTGGCCACCGAGCCGGGCGTCCGGGTCCGGCTCACCGTCGAGCCCGCCGAGCTGGCCGCCGCCGACCTGGTCGTCCTGCCCGGCTCCAAGTCCACCGTCGCCGACCTGGCCTGGCTGCGGGAGACCGGGCTCGCCGAGGCGGTCACCGCGCACGCCGCCGCCGGTCGGCCGCTGCTCGGCATCTGCGGCGGCTTCCAGATGCTGGCCACCGCCATCCACGACCCGGTGGAGAGTCGGCGGGGCAGCGTCCCCGGCCTGGGCCTGCTGCCCATCGAGATCACCTTCGACCCGGCCAAGACCGTCCGGCCCGCCGTCGGCACCGCCGCCCCCGACGTCCCGGTGCGCGGCTACGAGATCCACCACGGGTACGTCTCCACCGCCGACCCGGCGCTGCCCCCGCTGCTGCACCACGCCGACGGTCGCCCCGAAGGAGCCCGGCTCGGCGCGGTTTACGGCACCCACTGGCACGGCGCCTTCGAGTCCGACGAGTTCCGCCGCCGGTTCCTGACCGGGGTGGCCCGGTCGGCCGGCCGGCACGGGTTCACCGTCGCCCCGGACACCACCTTCGCCGCCGCCCGCGAACGCTCCCTCGACCTGCTCGGCGATCTGGTCGAGGAGCACCTCGACACCACCGTGTTGTGGCGGCTCATCGAGGCCGGTCCGCCGGCCGACCTGCCGTTCGTGCCACCCGGTGCCCCACCCACCGCCTGA
- a CDS encoding rhodanese-like domain-containing protein — protein sequence MSPGVDALLEQARAGLRRLSPQQTVEAVRAGALLVDTRTERQRREQGELPGAIVIDRTVLEWRLDPASEWRIPEATGYDREIVVVCRHGYSSSLAAASLQALGLRNATDMTGGVQAWREAGLPLSDQPADLRL from the coding sequence ATGAGTCCCGGCGTGGACGCCCTGCTGGAACAGGCCCGAGCCGGGCTGCGGCGGTTGAGTCCTCAGCAGACGGTCGAGGCGGTACGGGCGGGTGCGCTGCTGGTCGACACCCGCACCGAGAGGCAACGTCGTGAGCAGGGGGAGCTGCCCGGCGCGATCGTCATCGACCGCACGGTGCTGGAGTGGCGGCTGGACCCGGCCAGCGAGTGGCGGATCCCCGAGGCGACCGGCTACGACCGGGAGATCGTGGTGGTGTGCCGGCACGGCTACAGCTCCAGTCTGGCGGCGGCCAGCCTCCAGGCGCTGGGCCTGCGCAACGCCACCGACATGACCGGCGGCGTGCAGGCGTGGCGGGAGGCCGGGCTGCCCCTGTCCGACCAGCCCGCCGACCTCCGTCTCTGA
- a CDS encoding dipeptidase, with product MSESEVRAAVAREMPGVRADLERLVRIPGIAFEGFDHSHVERSAEAVAELLRGCGLDVRIVRSGGQPAVIGTRPAPPGAPTVLLYAHHDVQPVGDLSLWESAPFEPVEREGRLYGRGAADDKAGIMAHVAALRAFGDQLPVGVVLFIEGEEEYGSDSLERLLTEHREEIASDVIVIADSANWDVGVPALTTSLRGLVNLFVEVRTLDHAVHSGMFGGAVPDAVTALVRLLATLHDAAGDVAVAGLAGRTGAPVDYPEDRFRAEAGVVDGVSLIGTGRITDRLWTKPAVAVLGIDAPATGEAPNALVPAAKAKLSVRLAPGDDPRRAYDAVRAHLEEHAPWGARVTVTLESGGDPCVIDASGPVFDAARAAFRAAWDGTEPVDIGIGGSIPFIATFQEMFPQAAILVTGVEDPHARAHGPNESLHLGEFARVCLAEALLLAKVAGQRQPAGQVAER from the coding sequence ATGTCCGAGTCCGAGGTGCGGGCCGCCGTCGCGCGGGAGATGCCCGGCGTCCGTGCCGATCTGGAACGCCTCGTCCGCATTCCCGGCATCGCCTTCGAGGGCTTCGACCACTCCCACGTCGAGCGGTCCGCCGAGGCGGTCGCCGAGCTGCTGCGCGGTTGCGGTCTCGACGTGCGGATCGTGCGCTCCGGCGGTCAGCCTGCGGTGATCGGGACGCGGCCCGCCCCGCCCGGCGCACCCACCGTGCTGCTGTACGCCCACCACGACGTCCAGCCCGTCGGCGACCTGTCGCTGTGGGAGTCCGCGCCGTTCGAGCCGGTCGAGCGGGAGGGTCGCCTCTACGGGCGCGGTGCCGCCGACGACAAGGCCGGCATCATGGCGCACGTCGCCGCCCTGCGCGCCTTCGGCGACCAGCTCCCGGTCGGCGTGGTGCTGTTCATCGAGGGGGAGGAGGAGTACGGCTCCGACTCGCTGGAGCGGCTCCTCACCGAGCACCGCGAGGAGATCGCCTCGGACGTCATCGTGATCGCCGACTCCGCGAACTGGGACGTGGGCGTACCGGCCCTGACCACCTCGCTGCGCGGCCTGGTCAACCTGTTCGTCGAGGTTCGCACCCTGGACCACGCGGTGCACAGCGGGATGTTCGGCGGTGCCGTCCCGGACGCGGTGACCGCCCTGGTCCGGCTGCTGGCCACGCTGCACGACGCCGCCGGGGACGTGGCCGTCGCGGGCCTGGCCGGCCGCACGGGCGCTCCCGTCGACTATCCGGAGGACCGGTTCCGGGCCGAGGCCGGCGTGGTCGACGGGGTGTCGCTGATCGGCACCGGCCGGATCACCGACCGGCTCTGGACCAAACCGGCGGTGGCGGTGCTCGGAATCGACGCCCCGGCCACCGGCGAGGCACCGAACGCGCTGGTCCCGGCCGCGAAGGCCAAGCTGAGCGTACGGCTCGCGCCGGGTGACGACCCCCGGCGGGCGTACGACGCGGTCCGTGCCCACCTGGAGGAGCACGCGCCGTGGGGTGCCCGGGTGACGGTGACCCTGGAGAGCGGCGGCGATCCGTGTGTCATCGACGCCTCGGGGCCGGTGTTCGACGCCGCCCGCGCGGCGTTCCGGGCCGCCTGGGACGGGACCGAGCCGGTGGACATCGGCATCGGGGGCTCGATCCCGTTCATCGCCACCTTCCAGGAGATGTTTCCGCAGGCGGCGATCCTGGTCACCGGGGTGGAGGACCCGCACGCGCGGGCGCACGGCCCGAACGAGAGCCTGCACCTGGGCGAGTTCGCCCGGGTCTGCCTCGCCGAGGCGTTGCTGTTGGCGAAGGTGGCCGGGCAGCGGCAGCCGGCCGGTCAGGTCGCGGAACGGTAA
- a CDS encoding ATP-dependent DNA ligase — protein sequence MRCVRFLDLAATSAAVSATTGRRAKVELLAGALRALDPSEVAVGSGYLAGELRQRQTGVGWASLRDLPPPAAEPTLTVTAVDAAVDGIAAVHGPGSQARRRQLLTALLGAATADEQRFLVDLFRGELRQGAQAGLLADAIARAAEVPVAAVRRALLLVGDLRAVAVAARTGGAAALAGFGLRVGRPLAPMLASSAPSVDAALAVTGVPAVVDVKLDGIRIQVHRSGDDVAVFTRSLDEITARVPEVVAAVRALPVRELVLDGEAIGLDAAGRPLPFPQTSSRAARRSPGRATVPAGPDPTDPAATDPAATDPAATDPAATDPADLAVQAATDPADPAVLTPYFFDLLHLDGDDLIDLPGRQRWTRLAEVVDGSLLVGRVEVDDPGQAGAAFAAALDAGQEGVVVKSPDAPYDAGRRGSAWVKVKPRHTLDLVVLAVEWGSGRRQGWLSNLHLGARDPRTGDFVMLGKTFKGLTDEVLRWQTERFLGLAVERGDWVVRVRPEQVVEVAFDGVLASSRYPGGVALRFARVLRYRDDKSAAEADTIDTVRALHAGRSAG from the coding sequence ATGAGGTGCGTGCGGTTCCTCGACCTGGCAGCCACCTCCGCGGCCGTCTCGGCCACCACCGGCCGACGCGCCAAGGTGGAGCTGCTGGCCGGTGCGCTGCGGGCGCTCGACCCGTCCGAGGTGGCGGTCGGCTCCGGCTATCTCGCCGGTGAGCTGCGCCAGCGGCAGACCGGCGTGGGCTGGGCCAGCCTGCGTGACCTGCCGCCGCCGGCCGCGGAGCCGACGCTGACCGTGACCGCCGTCGACGCGGCCGTCGACGGGATCGCCGCCGTGCACGGCCCCGGCTCCCAGGCCCGCCGCCGGCAGCTGCTCACCGCTCTGCTCGGTGCCGCCACCGCCGACGAGCAGCGGTTCCTGGTCGACCTGTTCCGGGGCGAGCTGCGCCAGGGTGCCCAGGCCGGCCTGCTCGCCGACGCCATCGCCCGGGCCGCCGAGGTGCCGGTGGCGGCGGTACGTCGGGCGCTGCTGCTCGTCGGTGACCTGCGGGCGGTCGCGGTGGCCGCCCGCACCGGCGGTGCCGCCGCGCTGGCCGGCTTCGGGCTCCGGGTGGGCCGTCCGCTCGCACCGATGCTGGCGTCGAGCGCCCCGTCGGTCGACGCCGCGCTCGCGGTCACCGGGGTGCCGGCGGTGGTCGACGTGAAACTCGACGGCATCCGTATCCAGGTGCACCGCTCCGGTGACGACGTCGCGGTCTTCACCCGCAGCCTGGACGAGATCACCGCGCGGGTGCCAGAGGTGGTCGCCGCGGTTCGGGCGTTGCCGGTCCGGGAGCTGGTGCTCGACGGCGAGGCGATCGGGCTGGACGCCGCCGGTCGCCCGCTGCCGTTCCCGCAGACCTCCAGCCGGGCCGCCCGCAGGTCTCCCGGCAGGGCGACCGTTCCCGCTGGTCCCGACCCGACCGATCCGGCCGCCACTGATCCGGCCGCCACTGATCCGGCCGCCACTGATCCGGCCGCCACCGATCCGGCCGACCTGGCGGTGCAGGCCGCCACGGACCCGGCCGACCCCGCCGTGCTCACGCCGTACTTCTTCGATCTGTTGCACCTCGACGGCGACGATCTGATCGACCTGCCCGGCCGGCAGCGGTGGACCCGGCTCGCCGAGGTGGTCGACGGGTCGTTGCTGGTGGGCCGGGTCGAGGTCGATGATCCGGGGCAGGCCGGTGCGGCGTTCGCCGCCGCGCTCGACGCCGGCCAGGAGGGGGTCGTGGTCAAGTCGCCGGACGCCCCCTACGACGCCGGTCGGCGCGGTTCGGCCTGGGTCAAGGTCAAGCCCCGGCACACCCTCGACCTGGTGGTGCTGGCGGTCGAGTGGGGCAGTGGCCGGCGGCAGGGTTGGCTGTCCAACCTGCACCTCGGTGCCCGGGATCCGCGTACCGGTGACTTCGTGATGCTCGGCAAGACCTTCAAGGGCCTGACCGACGAGGTGCTGCGCTGGCAGACCGAACGTTTCCTCGGGCTGGCCGTGGAGCGCGGCGACTGGGTGGTGCGGGTGCGTCCCGAGCAGGTGGTCGAGGTCGCCTTCGACGGCGTGCTCGCCAGCAGCCGCTACCCGGGCGGGGTGGCCCTCCGGTTCGCCCGGGTGCTGCGCTACCGCGACGACAAGTCGGCTGCCGAGGCCGACACCATCGACACGGTCCGCGCCCTGCACGCGGGGCGTTCCGCCGGCTGA
- a CDS encoding SURF1 family cytochrome oxidase biogenesis protein, whose product MYRFLLTPRWLGILALTLAAAAVMVLLGNWQLDRYRERTAVNERIDAGTAGTPAPLRSTLPAPTGGAGTVGPPPAEQAEWSRVTATGRYDPAHVVLVRGRTVESRVGFEVLAPLVLDDGTAVLVDRGWVPPAPGGALAVPQVPALPTGEVTVIGRVHPTETGGSGVDRRDGRLETRRVTVDKLARELPYPLHGAYLLLDEQTPANDPAFRAVPIGHANNWQNFGYVVQWWLFAVMTLFGYGWVARREARRAAGLDAPKLPVDRAAEPATPA is encoded by the coding sequence GTGTACCGGTTCCTGCTGACCCCACGCTGGTTGGGCATCCTCGCGCTGACCCTGGCCGCCGCCGCCGTCATGGTGCTGCTCGGCAACTGGCAGCTGGACCGTTACCGGGAACGCACCGCGGTCAACGAACGCATCGACGCCGGCACCGCGGGCACGCCCGCGCCGCTGCGGTCCACCCTGCCCGCCCCGACCGGCGGCGCGGGCACGGTCGGCCCGCCCCCCGCCGAGCAGGCCGAGTGGAGCAGGGTCACCGCCACCGGCCGGTACGACCCCGCGCACGTCGTCCTGGTCCGGGGCCGGACGGTGGAGAGCCGGGTCGGCTTCGAGGTGCTCGCCCCGCTGGTGCTGGACGACGGCACGGCGGTGCTGGTCGACCGGGGCTGGGTTCCCCCGGCCCCCGGCGGCGCGCTGGCCGTGCCCCAGGTGCCCGCGCTGCCGACCGGGGAGGTGACCGTCATCGGCCGGGTGCACCCCACCGAGACCGGCGGCAGCGGCGTCGACCGGCGCGACGGCCGGCTGGAGACCCGTCGGGTGACCGTCGACAAGCTGGCCCGGGAGCTGCCGTACCCGCTGCACGGGGCGTACCTGCTGCTCGACGAGCAGACCCCGGCGAACGATCCGGCGTTCCGGGCGGTGCCGATCGGGCACGCGAACAACTGGCAGAACTTCGGCTACGTCGTCCAGTGGTGGCTGTTCGCCGTGATGACGCTGTTCGGCTACGGCTGGGTGGCCCGCCGGGAGGCCCGCCGCGCCGCCGGCCTGGACGCGCCGAAACTCCCCGTCGACCGGGCCGCCGAACCCGCCACCCCCGCCTGA
- a CDS encoding cobyrinate a,c-diamide synthase — MTAVPRLVFSAPSSGHGTNALSVGLLAALADRGLDVAGFKVGPDHVDAAYLGLAAGRPGRNLDPRLTGADQLGPLFAHGAQGAALALVQGTMGLYDSVAGRPEAESTAAVATALRSPVVLAVDVAAMGQSVAALVHGFRSYDEQLWLGGVILTQVASGRHEAMLREALDDVGVPVYGALRRHELPPVLPARRHGVVPVLARDTEATRAVRRLGEAVAGTVDLERLLALARSAPALSVAPWSPAPGAPGGDAPVVALAGGPGGSYGHPEVAELLRAAGAQVVTVDPLRDEALPAGTRALVVGGALPESYARDLSANRRLCIAVAELARTGRPVIAEGTGLLWLARELDGLPMCGVLDAIGASRDGLVVGYREAVAQSDSVVAAAGTTVVGYKQHGAVLTPRSGQRAAWSWEGGSPEGFVWRGVHASQLGLHWAAYPGIATRLVTAAALPSPVEGVAAPA, encoded by the coding sequence ATGACCGCCGTGCCGCGCCTCGTGTTCAGCGCGCCGTCCTCCGGTCACGGCACCAACGCGCTCTCCGTGGGCCTGCTCGCGGCCCTCGCCGACCGGGGGCTGGACGTCGCCGGCTTCAAGGTCGGCCCGGACCACGTCGACGCCGCGTACCTCGGGCTGGCCGCCGGCCGACCCGGGCGCAACCTCGACCCCCGGCTGACCGGCGCCGACCAGCTCGGGCCGCTCTTCGCGCACGGCGCCCAGGGTGCCGCGCTGGCCCTGGTCCAGGGCACCATGGGCCTGTACGACTCGGTCGCCGGCCGTCCCGAGGCGGAGTCCACCGCCGCCGTCGCGACCGCGCTGCGCAGCCCCGTCGTGCTGGCGGTGGACGTGGCGGCGATGGGGCAGTCGGTGGCCGCCCTGGTGCACGGCTTCCGCTCGTACGACGAGCAGCTCTGGCTGGGTGGGGTGATCCTCACCCAGGTGGCGTCCGGCCGGCACGAGGCCATGCTCCGGGAGGCGCTCGACGACGTCGGGGTGCCGGTCTACGGCGCGCTGCGTCGCCACGAGCTGCCCCCGGTGTTGCCCGCCCGCCGGCACGGTGTGGTGCCGGTGCTCGCCCGCGACACGGAGGCGACCCGGGCGGTCCGCCGGCTCGGTGAGGCGGTCGCCGGCACGGTCGACCTGGAGCGCCTGCTCGCGCTGGCCCGCTCCGCCCCGGCGCTCTCCGTCGCGCCGTGGTCGCCGGCCCCCGGGGCTCCGGGCGGGGACGCGCCGGTGGTGGCGCTGGCCGGGGGGCCGGGCGGCAGTTACGGCCACCCGGAGGTCGCCGAGCTGCTCCGGGCCGCCGGGGCGCAGGTGGTCACGGTCGACCCGCTGCGCGACGAGGCACTGCCCGCCGGCACCCGCGCGCTGGTGGTCGGCGGCGCGCTGCCCGAGTCGTACGCGCGGGACCTGTCGGCCAACCGGCGGCTCTGCATCGCGGTGGCGGAGCTGGCCCGCACCGGGCGGCCGGTGATCGCCGAGGGCACCGGCCTGCTGTGGCTGGCCCGCGAGCTGGACGGCCTGCCGATGTGCGGGGTGCTGGACGCGATCGGGGCCAGCCGGGACGGCCTGGTGGTGGGCTACCGGGAGGCGGTCGCCCAGTCCGACAGCGTGGTCGCCGCCGCCGGGACGACGGTGGTGGGTTACAAGCAGCACGGTGCCGTGCTCACGCCCCGGTCGGGTCAGCGGGCCGCGTGGAGCTGGGAGGGCGGCTCGCCCGAGGGCTTCGTCTGGCGGGGCGTGCACGCCTCCCAGCTCGGCCTGCACTGGGCGGCGTACCCCGGGATCGCGACCCGGCTGGTGACGGCGGCGGCGCTGCCGTCGCCGGTCGAGGGTGTCGCCGCCCCGGCCTGA